A part of Candidatus Stoquefichus sp. SB1 genomic DNA contains:
- a CDS encoding sugar transferase: protein MIIHLYEGYKLGTYKVSEIVYSVSLATLLCNCLTYGLIFIINLDFKIFIYMFLLQIIQTLFTILWGVVGNKLYFLIFEHHQILLIFGHDPTEVSKKIISRKNRYFITRMISDSLTSKEIIELSTVYDSIMLYEVRKDLRDLITVYCFEEEKSLFIIPEIPEIIRRGTHNLYLMDTPLLVANHWGLSLGQKIVKRVMDLLIIIPVAIIVSPFMLITALCIKLYDRGPIIYKQDRLTIDGEVFQVYKFRSMIVNAEQKGAQLSTENDNRITPIGKIIRAIRFDELPQIINILKGDMSIVGPRPERPEIADEYYNEFPEFKLRLKVKAGLTGYAQVFGKYNTTPKDKLKLDLMYINDYSLYMDLKLIIYTIKILFMKSSTEGIEEGKKTAI, encoded by the coding sequence ATGATTATTCATCTATATGAAGGTTATAAGTTAGGAACTTATAAAGTATCTGAGATAGTTTATTCAGTAAGTTTAGCAACATTACTTTGTAATTGTTTAACATATGGCTTGATTTTTATAATTAATTTAGATTTTAAAATTTTCATTTATATGTTTTTATTACAAATAATTCAGACTTTATTCACAATACTTTGGGGTGTTGTTGGAAATAAACTTTATTTTTTAATATTTGAACATCATCAGATACTTTTAATATTTGGACATGATCCTACAGAGGTATCAAAAAAAATTATTTCACGTAAAAATAGGTATTTTATTACAAGAATGATATCTGATTCGCTGACTTCAAAAGAAATTATTGAATTAAGTACTGTCTATGATTCAATAATGCTTTATGAAGTAAGAAAAGATTTAAGGGATTTAATCACAGTTTATTGCTTCGAAGAAGAAAAAAGTCTATTTATTATTCCTGAAATTCCTGAAATTATTCGTAGAGGTACACATAACTTATATTTAATGGACACGCCTCTCTTAGTTGCTAATCATTGGGGTTTGTCACTTGGACAAAAAATAGTAAAAAGGGTTATGGATTTATTAATTATTATCCCAGTTGCTATTATAGTGTCACCTTTTATGTTAATCACGGCTTTATGTATTAAATTATATGATAGAGGACCGATTATATACAAGCAAGATAGGTTAACGATAGATGGAGAGGTATTTCAAGTTTATAAGTTCAGAAGTATGATTGTTAATGCCGAGCAAAAAGGTGCACAACTGTCAACCGAAAATGACAACCGAATTACTCCAATCGGAAAAATTATACGAGCAATTCGTTTTGATGAACTTCCTCAAATTATTAATATTTTAAAGGGCGATATGTCAATTGTTGGACCACGACCTGAAAGGCCTGAGATTGCCGATGAATATTATAATGAATTTCCAGAGTTTAAATTAAGACTAAAAGTTAAAGCTGGATTAACTGGTTATGCCCAAGTGTTTGGGAAATATAATACAACACCTAAAGATAAATTAAAGTTGGATTTAATGTATATTAACGATTATTCTTTGTATATGGATTTGAAATTAATTATTTACACAATCAAAATCTTATTTATGAAAAGTAGTACAGAGGGTATAGAGGAAGGAAAGAAAACAGCAATTTAA
- a CDS encoding glycosyltransferase, which yields MENICACIVTFNPNLARLQQNIEVLDKDVDKIFIIDNNSKNSVDIVNNCRFYKKVVIDIFNENKGIAYALNTVLETARINGYQWCVTMDQDSILDVQFLKNSFQYLDINNVGIISPSSEKGEKGITKIKRCITSGSITNINAWQKVGGFDSEFFIDYVDFDFCAKLIDNGFDILSLYGYPLDHQLGNLKIKYIFGIKINTYNHSPMRTYYYLRNSIIFMKKKYKCVKIKNEIYYIVKWILIKIIFEDNRLVTIKTIYKALIDGKNYKINGESAK from the coding sequence TTGGAAAATATTTGCGCTTGTATTGTTACATTTAATCCAAATTTAGCAAGACTTCAACAAAATATTGAAGTTTTAGATAAGGATGTTGACAAGATTTTTATTATAGATAATAATTCAAAAAATAGTGTTGACATTGTAAATAATTGTAGATTTTACAAAAAAGTAGTAATAGATATTTTTAATGAAAATAAAGGTATTGCTTATGCATTAAATACTGTTTTAGAAACCGCACGAATAAATGGATATCAGTGGTGTGTTACAATGGATCAGGATTCTATTTTGGACGTACAATTTTTAAAAAATTCTTTTCAGTATTTAGATATAAATAATGTGGGAATAATTTCTCCTTCATCTGAAAAAGGTGAAAAAGGAATCACCAAAATTAAACGCTGTATAACATCAGGAAGTATAACAAATATTAATGCATGGCAAAAAGTAGGCGGATTTGATTCTGAATTTTTTATTGATTACGTTGATTTTGATTTTTGTGCAAAATTAATTGATAATGGTTTTGATATTCTTTCTCTTTATGGATACCCTTTGGATCATCAGTTAGGAAATTTGAAAATAAAATATATCTTTGGAATCAAAATTAATACATATAATCATTCGCCCATGAGAACTTATTATTATCTAAGAAATTCTATAATTTTTATGAAAAAGAAATATAAATGTGTTAAAATAAAAAATGAAATTTATTATATTGTAAAATGGATTCTTATAAAGATAATTTTTGAAGATAATAGATTGGTCACCATAAAAACTATATACAAGGCTTTAATTGATGGTAAAAATTATAAAATAAATGGGGAGAGTGCAAAATGA
- a CDS encoding glycosyltransferase family 2 protein encodes MKGDYKYLISIVIPVYNVEKFLTTSLDSVFQQTFKDYEVILVNDGSTDRSLCICQEYHDRYCNVTVVNKVNGGLSSARNEGMKHIQGKYTLFLDSDDYLEVDTLNTLCNYIHDEPDICLFGYYRDIYNGSHKLIRTTECKPLVDAVIQDPSQIYDLYFRLKYNFLSDTSWNKLYKTKFLKSSNILFPDKELYEDIEFNFQLLPHISKIKLISKSFYHYISRQNIKTITNSFNEKKLSFLIKRCYTMENSIDRKNDILKNKDYLYNQCSYWYGKYLYSFLMDINKNCNLNTLKENIKSNFSTKDFQHFFNKKMSFMSFKQKILIFPLHTQNVFLCVLAIKIMSFVKFNIRKG; translated from the coding sequence ATGAAAGGTGATTATAAATATTTAATTTCAATAGTTATACCTGTATATAATGTAGAAAAATTTTTAACAACTTCATTGGATAGTGTTTTCCAACAAACTTTTAAAGATTATGAAGTTATATTGGTTAATGATGGTTCGACAGATAGGTCATTATGTATTTGTCAGGAATATCATGATAGATATTGTAATGTGACCGTAGTAAATAAGGTGAATGGAGGATTATCTTCTGCAAGAAATGAAGGTATGAAACATATCCAAGGAAAGTATACGCTTTTTTTAGATTCAGATGATTATCTTGAAGTTGATACATTGAATACATTATGTAATTATATCCACGATGAACCAGATATATGCTTATTTGGTTACTATCGAGATATCTATAACGGAAGTCATAAATTGATAAGAACTACGGAATGCAAACCATTAGTCGATGCTGTTATACAAGACCCTTCACAAATTTATGATCTTTATTTTAGATTAAAGTACAATTTTCTGTCCGATACAAGCTGGAACAAATTGTATAAGACAAAGTTTTTAAAATCATCAAATATTTTATTTCCTGATAAAGAACTTTATGAGGACATAGAGTTTAATTTTCAGCTTTTGCCACATATTTCTAAAATTAAGTTGATTTCTAAATCATTTTATCACTATATTTCAAGACAAAATATTAAGACTATCACAAATAGTTTTAATGAAAAAAAACTTTCTTTTTTGATAAAGCGTTGTTATACGATGGAAAATAGTATTGATAGAAAAAATGATATATTAAAAAACAAAGATTATTTGTATAATCAATGTAGTTATTGGTATGGGAAATATTTATATTCATTTTTAATGGATATAAATAAAAATTGTAATTTAAATACATTGAAAGAAAATATTAAAAGCAATTTTTCAACTAAAGATTTTCAGCATTTTTTTAATAAAAAAATGTCGTTTATGAGTTTTAAGCAAAAGATATTAATATTTCCTTTGCATACACAAAATGTATTCTTGTGTGTATTGGCTATAAAGATAATGAGTTTTGTTAAGTTCAATATAAGAAAGGGGTAA
- a CDS encoding acyltransferase, with translation MNSFYSVEELKELGLKSFGKNVLISKKASIYNSKEIEIGNNVRIDDFCILSGKIKLANNIHIAAYSSLFAGNVGIELESFSCISSRCVIYSISDDYSGNYLTNPTVPNCYRNVIEEPVLLKKHVLIGTGSTVLPGVTIGEGTSIGAMTLVNKSLDSWGIYIGIPAKKIKDRSQKLLKLEEKINY, from the coding sequence ATGAATAGTTTTTATTCAGTTGAAGAATTAAAAGAATTAGGATTAAAATCATTTGGAAAAAATGTTCTTATTAGTAAAAAAGCAAGCATCTATAACTCAAAAGAAATTGAAATAGGCAATAATGTAAGAATAGATGATTTTTGTATATTGAGTGGTAAAATAAAATTGGCAAATAATATACATATAGCTGCTTATTCAAGCCTTTTTGCTGGTAATGTTGGTATAGAATTAGAATCATTTTCCTGTATTTCATCTAGATGTGTAATTTATTCAATATCTGATGATTATTCTGGTAACTATCTTACAAATCCAACTGTACCTAATTGTTATAGAAATGTTATTGAAGAACCTGTATTGTTAAAAAAACATGTTCTTATTGGCACTGGTTCAACTGTTTTACCAGGTGTTACTATTGGCGAAGGAACATCAATAGGTGCTATGACATTAGTAAATAAAAGTTTAGACAGTTGGGGGATTTATATTGGCATACCTGCAAAGAAAATCAAAGATAGATCACAAAAACTATTAAAATTAGAAGAAAAAATAAATTATTAG
- a CDS encoding lipopolysaccharide biosynthesis protein: protein MQGSNKIVNSLIWKFLERFGTVGIQFVIQIFLARLLGPSDYGVIALITVFITISNVFVQTGFNTSLIQQSDVQIEDYSSVFWMSIIIASLCYAVLFVSSPVIASFYSMPILKEVLRILGLTLFFGAYNSIQIAKISREFKFRMLFFSSLIGMVISGFIGIIMAYNNFGVWSIVFQQLSSQIVTSLVLYFEVDWHLEFKFNILRIKKLFGFGSKLLVSSLIDVLYNNLYNLIIGKVYSASQLGYYNRADQFPNLIVSNVNGSIQSVILPALSEKQDSIDEVRAMVRKSMSLSSYIIFPLMIGMAACAEPLVLLILTEKWLACVPLLRLLCFSYMLWPIHTANLQAINALGRSDIFLKLEIIKKIIGIITLIVSIPFGVIVMVFMKIVTGVISTFINAYPNVKLLRYNILDQFKDIFSAFVISVIMGIIVFLFDNIISGFGISIIARCALDAFIGFVIYLILSVIVKNKSFDYLINIIKVRK, encoded by the coding sequence ATGCAAGGCAGTAATAAAATTGTTAATTCGTTAATTTGGAAATTTTTAGAACGTTTTGGAACAGTTGGAATTCAATTTGTTATTCAAATTTTTTTAGCAAGATTACTTGGACCATCAGATTATGGAGTCATTGCGTTAATCACTGTTTTTATTACAATTTCAAATGTTTTTGTTCAAACTGGATTTAATACATCATTAATACAACAGTCAGATGTTCAAATAGAAGACTATTCTTCAGTTTTTTGGATGAGTATTATCATTGCGTCTTTGTGCTATGCTGTTTTATTTGTGAGTTCGCCAGTGATTGCTTCTTTTTATTCAATGCCTATTTTAAAAGAGGTACTAAGAATTTTAGGATTAACCTTGTTCTTTGGAGCATATAACTCTATTCAAATAGCAAAAATAAGTCGTGAGTTTAAATTTAGAATGTTATTTTTTAGTAGTCTTATAGGTATGGTTATATCTGGATTTATTGGAATTATAATGGCTTATAATAATTTTGGAGTTTGGTCCATTGTTTTTCAACAGTTGTCAAGCCAAATTGTAACCTCATTAGTTTTGTATTTTGAAGTAGATTGGCATTTGGAGTTCAAGTTTAATATTTTAAGAATTAAGAAATTGTTTGGATTTGGTTCTAAGTTGTTGGTGTCTTCATTGATTGATGTATTATATAACAATTTGTATAATTTAATAATTGGAAAAGTATATAGCGCATCACAATTAGGTTATTATAATAGAGCTGATCAATTTCCAAATTTAATTGTAAGTAATGTGAATGGATCAATTCAAAGTGTAATATTACCAGCGTTATCAGAAAAACAAGATAGTATAGATGAAGTGCGAGCTATGGTTAGAAAATCAATGTCATTAAGTTCTTATATTATCTTTCCTCTAATGATTGGAATGGCGGCTTGTGCTGAACCATTAGTTCTATTAATTTTAACTGAAAAGTGGTTAGCATGTGTTCCTCTTTTAAGGTTACTTTGTTTTTCTTATATGTTATGGCCTATACATACAGCTAATCTACAAGCAATTAATGCTTTGGGACGTAGTGATATATTTTTAAAACTTGAAATAATTAAAAAAATTATTGGCATTATTACTCTTATTGTGAGTATTCCTTTTGGTGTTATAGTAATGGTTTTTATGAAAATTGTCACTGGAGTAATAAGTACATTTATAAATGCTTATCCTAATGTTAAATTATTACGATATAATATTTTAGATCAGTTTAAAGATATTTTTTCAGCATTCGTTATATCTGTAATTATGGGAATTATTGTTTTTTTGTTTGATAATATAATTTCTGGTTTTGGTATATCCATCATAGCTAGATGTGCGTTAGATGCTTTTATAGGATTCGTTATCTATTTAATATTATCTGTTATAGTTAAGAATAAAAGTTTTGATTATTTAATTAATATCATAAAAGTTAGGAAATAG
- a CDS encoding O-antigen ligase family protein, with amino-acid sequence MKVDLLKYVRKILKYSIILFVLQNVFQSSGIGIKIKYPLVLLWMLVVSIVLLMIKVQMESGGGIKHCVLYINQFVKKIDLVVLIFCLVYLIDLIVLPILHHIPLSNSIDDAGMMMMIFLYFPFSILVRMKEINLLDYKNIFINSVVVLGMWFSIMWIFENVQPGFYTAFLNFLYELKCFNIQPVLEGYGMIRIVQSNMLLLGVGILLFTIVPFSKGMKWEAYRIFSLFILIFGMCTTYLKSLWLGVIASLCLIIFILLIQYIFFHRKKGIAFVCKNFIICFVSVLLINQIFDGGIFGRFENMFFLSDKDNQTEIEKNVIDSDTEIKIDNNSNNNYNKEQDAEGTVVSNELRVEQITKLTNRWKEKPIFGFGYGGFVEGYTRTTIPNDYQFEVTSFALLMKTGIIGIIAWAMLIFFYLFMCIKKYSKNFVTLSLLLSIFVCIFLSVQTNPYLFCINTMSILLYLLLFCFTSFNYKGENIND; translated from the coding sequence GTGAAAGTAGATTTATTAAAATATGTTAGAAAGATTTTAAAGTATTCCATTATATTATTTGTGCTTCAAAATGTTTTTCAGTCTTCTGGAATTGGAATAAAAATAAAGTATCCACTTGTATTACTATGGATGCTAGTAGTTTCGATAGTGTTACTTATGATAAAGGTTCAAATGGAAAGTGGGGGAGGAATTAAACATTGCGTTTTATATATAAATCAATTTGTAAAAAAAATTGATTTAGTAGTATTGATTTTTTGTCTTGTTTACTTAATTGATTTAATAGTGTTACCTATTTTGCATCATATTCCACTAAGCAATTCAATTGACGATGCAGGAATGATGATGATGATATTTCTATATTTTCCATTTTCAATTTTAGTTAGAATGAAAGAAATAAATTTATTGGATTATAAAAATATATTCATTAATTCAGTAGTTGTTTTAGGAATGTGGTTTTCTATAATGTGGATATTTGAAAATGTACAACCTGGTTTTTATACTGCGTTTCTAAATTTCTTATATGAACTTAAATGTTTTAATATACAACCCGTTTTAGAAGGATATGGAATGATAAGAATTGTTCAATCCAATATGCTCTTGTTAGGAGTAGGAATATTATTATTTACTATAGTTCCATTTAGTAAAGGAATGAAATGGGAAGCTTATAGAATATTTTCTTTATTTATTCTTATTTTTGGAATGTGTACAACCTATCTAAAATCTTTATGGTTAGGTGTTATTGCCTCTCTATGTTTAATTATTTTTATTTTATTAATACAATATATCTTTTTTCATAGAAAAAAGGGAATTGCTTTTGTGTGTAAAAATTTTATAATTTGTTTTGTTTCAGTTCTACTTATTAATCAAATATTTGATGGTGGTATCTTTGGACGATTTGAAAATATGTTTTTTTTATCTGATAAAGATAATCAAACTGAAATTGAAAAAAATGTTATAGATTCAGATACAGAAATAAAAATAGATAACAATTCAAATAATAATTATAATAAGGAACAAGATGCAGAGGGAACAGTTGTTTCTAATGAGTTAAGGGTTGAGCAAATTACTAAATTGACTAATAGATGGAAGGAAAAACCAATATTCGGCTTTGGATATGGTGGATTTGTAGAGGGATATACTAGAACCACAATACCAAATGATTACCAATTTGAAGTAACATCTTTTGCATTATTAATGAAAACAGGAATTATTGGAATTATTGCTTGGGCTATGTTGATTTTTTTCTATTTATTCATGTGTATAAAGAAGTATTCAAAAAATTTTGTGACTTTATCATTGTTATTAAGTATCTTTGTTTGCATATTTTTAAGTGTTCAAACAAATCCATATTTATTTTGTATAAATACAATGTCTATTTTGCTATACTTACTTTTATTTTGTTTTACATCATTTAATTATAAGGGGGAAAACATTAATGATTAG
- a CDS encoding DegT/DnrJ/EryC1/StrS family aminotransferase, producing the protein MKEKILVTRSSMPDFDEYIDEISDLWETHWLTNMGEKHCILENTLKEYLNVENVSLFSNGHMALELAIQAMNLTGEVITTPFTFASTTHAIVRNGLTPVFCDINAEDYTIDVTKIESLITDKTSAIIPVHVYGNVCNVEEIDRIAKKYDLKVIYDAAHAFGVKYKGKGIAEYGDVSMFSFHATKVFNTIEGGALCFKNPEFGKRVNRLKNFGIRDEEVVDSIGANAKMNEFQAAMGICNLRHVHAEIEKRKKVINRYKKNLGDVLGITILQPQDHVQANYAYFPIVIDDKIFGSTRNEVYNYLKTQNIFSRKYFYPLTNSFDCFHGQFDTNQTPIAVYISKRVLTLPLYADLSFDNIDIVCNAIKKCQK; encoded by the coding sequence ATGAAAGAAAAGATACTTGTGACACGATCATCTATGCCAGATTTTGATGAATATATTGATGAAATAAGTGATCTGTGGGAAACCCATTGGCTAACAAATATGGGAGAGAAACATTGCATATTAGAAAATACTCTAAAAGAGTATTTAAATGTTGAAAATGTTTCACTATTTTCGAATGGTCATATGGCATTAGAATTAGCTATACAGGCTATGAATTTAACAGGAGAGGTTATTACGACGCCGTTTACATTTGCTTCAACGACACATGCAATTGTAAGAAATGGATTAACGCCAGTTTTTTGTGATATTAATGCGGAAGATTATACAATTGATGTTACAAAAATAGAGTCATTAATTACAGATAAGACATCTGCCATTATTCCTGTGCATGTATATGGAAATGTTTGTAATGTAGAAGAGATTGATAGAATAGCAAAAAAATATGATTTGAAAGTTATATATGATGCTGCTCATGCTTTTGGTGTAAAATATAAAGGGAAAGGAATAGCAGAATATGGTGATGTTTCAATGTTCAGTTTTCATGCCACAAAAGTTTTCAACACTATAGAAGGTGGGGCATTATGTTTTAAAAATCCTGAATTTGGTAAAAGAGTTAATAGGTTGAAAAATTTTGGTATTAGAGATGAGGAAGTGGTTGATTCTATAGGTGCAAATGCAAAAATGAATGAATTTCAGGCTGCAATGGGGATCTGCAATTTAAGACATGTCCATGCTGAAATAGAAAAAAGAAAAAAAGTGATAAATAGATATAAAAAAAATTTAGGTGATGTTTTGGGGATTACAATTTTACAACCACAAGATCATGTTCAAGCAAATTATGCATATTTTCCTATTGTTATTGATGATAAGATATTTGGAAGCACACGAAATGAAGTATATAATTATTTAAAAACTCAAAATATTTTTTCTAGGAAATACTTTTATCCTTTAACTAATTCCTTTGATTGTTTTCATGGTCAGTTTGATACTAATCAAACACCTATTGCTGTATATATTTCTAAAAGAGTTTTAACATTGCCATTATATGCAGATCTATCATTTGATAATATTGATATAGTTTGTAATGCTATAAAGAAATGTCAAAAATAA
- a CDS encoding glycosyltransferase family 2 protein, whose product MISVAMATYNGERFIIQQLSSILNQSVSVDEVIICDDCSTDSTVSLISDFIENNTLYNWRVIKNQENLGFSKNFFKAVNLCKGDYIFIADQDDIWLEDKVKTIVNCFANDDTINLVSHNYFLIDSQNNFINEKIPNYSNKDTNSFKNISINDFIGASPIRGCSICFKKKILTGMPTLELSNQLGHDWLICIEALLGGKAIIIERKLMSYRIHEGNVSISNKKKKLSSSVYKRIYGIEEAIKAYQFLLNQDIDINYMKRIKKQIKFEKKRLLFMKNESYLSVIYLLFHITYYNKIYKYRYGGLRVFIGDILYSYRYKV is encoded by the coding sequence ATGATTAGTGTAGCAATGGCCACTTATAATGGCGAAAGGTTTATTATTCAACAACTAAGTTCTATTTTGAATCAATCTGTAAGTGTTGATGAAGTTATTATTTGTGATGATTGCTCGACTGATTCAACAGTATCATTGATAAGCGATTTTATAGAAAATAATACACTTTATAATTGGAGAGTTATTAAAAATCAAGAAAATCTTGGTTTTTCAAAAAATTTTTTTAAGGCAGTAAATTTATGTAAAGGAGACTATATATTTATAGCAGATCAAGATGATATTTGGCTAGAGGATAAGGTTAAAACAATAGTAAATTGTTTTGCCAATGATGATACAATTAATTTGGTTTCACATAACTATTTTTTAATAGATTCGCAAAATAATTTTATTAATGAAAAAATCCCTAATTATTCAAACAAAGACACTAATTCTTTCAAAAATATTTCTATAAATGATTTTATAGGGGCTTCTCCTATAAGAGGATGTAGTATCTGTTTTAAAAAGAAGATACTAACAGGAATGCCAACATTAGAATTAAGTAATCAGTTAGGGCATGATTGGTTAATATGTATTGAGGCATTGTTAGGTGGTAAAGCTATTATTATTGAAAGAAAATTAATGTCATATCGTATTCATGAAGGAAATGTTTCTATTTCTAATAAAAAAAAGAAATTATCTTCAAGTGTTTATAAAAGAATTTATGGAATAGAGGAAGCAATTAAAGCTTACCAATTCTTGTTGAATCAGGATATAGACATTAACTATATGAAGAGGATAAAAAAGCAAATTAAATTTGAAAAAAAACGACTTTTATTCATGAAAAATGAATCATATTTATCTGTTATATATCTTCTGTTCCATATTACATATTATAATAAAATATACAAATATAGATATGGTGGGCTACGTGTTTTTATAGGTGACATACTTTATTCATATAGATATAAAGTATAA
- a CDS encoding glycosyltransferase — MNYEFDVSICCATYNQCKYIQQTLDGFSMQMKDTSLKIEVIIHDDCSSDGTQDILKKFQSENKNVKLILQNENQYSQGKKFIPILISQAKGKYIALCEGDDFWDDNNKIQLQYDYMEKHPNCSLCVHAVNYVDQNGKFLKKYFCSDSDTEIKFTDIVEKGGNYLPTLSLFFRKSDALNLPKAYYMCPICDYPLQIFLAEKGYCYYMNKVMGSYRINSIGSMTDSLYKDTTSSINLLKDLIKMFDNFNQLYNYEYDKLFSKMKVKQQYDIYDYLGDIKSLMTEPYLTVYKNLRFLERIKTQIRCRYPSFYRRIKKYARQ; from the coding sequence ATGAATTATGAATTTGATGTTTCAATATGTTGTGCAACATATAACCAATGTAAATATATTCAGCAAACATTAGATGGATTTAGTATGCAAATGAAAGATACTTCTCTGAAAATTGAAGTAATAATACATGATGATTGCTCATCAGATGGAACTCAGGACATTCTAAAAAAATTTCAAAGTGAGAATAAAAATGTGAAATTAATTTTACAAAATGAGAATCAATATTCTCAAGGTAAGAAGTTTATCCCTATCTTAATTTCACAGGCTAAAGGAAAATACATTGCATTATGTGAAGGTGATGATTTTTGGGATGATAATAATAAAATACAATTGCAGTATGATTATATGGAAAAACATCCAAATTGTTCTTTATGTGTTCATGCAGTTAATTATGTAGATCAAAATGGTAAGTTTTTAAAAAAATACTTTTGCTCTGATTCGGATACAGAAATTAAGTTTACAGATATAGTAGAGAAAGGAGGTAATTATCTTCCAACTTTATCTTTGTTTTTTAGAAAATCCGATGCATTAAATTTGCCGAAAGCATATTATATGTGTCCTATATGTGATTATCCATTACAAATATTTTTGGCTGAAAAGGGATATTGTTATTATATGAATAAAGTGATGGGAAGTTATAGGATTAATAGCATTGGATCTATGACTGATTCTCTATATAAGGACACTACTTCATCAATTAATTTATTAAAAGATTTAATAAAAATGTTTGATAATTTTAATCAATTATATAATTATGAGTATGATAAACTTTTTTCTAAAATGAAAGTTAAACAGCAGTATGATATATATGATTATTTGGGAGATATAAAATCTTTAATGACAGAACCCTATCTTACAGTTTATAAAAACCTTCGATTTTTAGAACGTATAAAAACCCAAATTCGTTGCCGATATCCATCATTTTATAGGAGGATAAAAAAATATGCAAGGCAGTAA